A window of Syngnathoides biaculeatus isolate LvHL_M chromosome 9, ASM1980259v1, whole genome shotgun sequence contains these coding sequences:
- the LOC133506600 gene encoding uncharacterized protein LOC133506600 isoform X1, which produces MTLNWPHLQVEPAAHAGKGVNKLAMLPCREKRKKYTLFLCVATIHWFRLCGSSPPSPITERGRAEGDVPKRKLLELLVQGRKVHDDAKNDYNQFGSETEESAQSKFNEAVTRERLSGTWTKGQAAQDGYQNDFPGFSGVAGKVLVPSSEADPRASEWLAMRPVLLCDHNFMTFTASGPGFSQLLVDKGGASPVSPFQLALYCGYSVRRWWGGLLMVVPYDACYVTQEVSFARRTRARLVRCALDRKTRPFLCFPQNGSYVLPVLWWGSPLKLACPAQTPTAAPLAPVVLCSHSGMTVHLGQRDNALPVLGVLVNQVWAAFVSARCAYRVDSQPDDFVFFIPFTAPCLTAGLELHLVFPKQEMIFSCPFPPATSSSPRASSAPHHSSLSTPPPPPSPAQESIDGVPNQRHATDTDLPYPEIPQPSAADLQPDITPWFSPTSGPEALRPQFSYPSNTVPVAPGSSTQDPIAQLPDHPRHSYPGFLSPTFPQVYPSGSESTSLSHIPRDPGAQLHQFQYPQNPLGPPPPASPTQDQMPQYPDHFHWAFPGFVSPHFPQVYAPPSDPGGPPQPADPHRSTSLDYLQIPSYPLPPEATLTPGPLPPASGPPRPHDRPPSNLYGFYNPYGPFFYPKKDLLAPSTWAYAFPQDPVDFLSPPSEQRQQANCHPSSHPLCGSYAYRYPYSHPPYPPIHAPVPQYTTESPKPTQKPALGKTSVSPPLIPKPKVFCSSNQMLLQLPPGPISGIVFKDAKGNEISAQDAPKHCGYSASIAKDGKIHFSLQLHTRCQMIVQDNMYVIGVTYTTESGRMEAQFYCPVSTSASAHGADCNLPGEQQLPCGRDRVAQASCLSLGCCFSKHPPACYYPMDECTVDRHFVFSVPASLTEPPLSPGLLGVANNATCKPVKVTYDYALFKLPMDGCGARRMEVGKTLIYMVEVVNTVQTISLNYGTITRDSPFRLLVECRYVPGSALTVSYLVKTPTVGPAVHTQGAFGVQLRLAKDAQYTSYYPQYHRPLRTLLGKPLYLEVRLLNAPDPGLKLLVHYCVAYSRTGSSLWVLLYNGCPNPLDPSSQVVPSDAQLSSPPGQTRRFTMSTFQFLPEGEIKDPNEEIYFMCSTEVCSSRDGPCVEGCFGH; this is translated from the exons ATGACACTTAATTGGCCTCACCTGCAGGTCGAGCCTGCTGCACACGCAGGCAAGGGCGTCAACAAGCTAGCGATGTTGCCTTGCcgcgaaaaaagaaaaaagtacacCTTGTTTTTATGTGTAGCAACGATTCACTGGTTCCGGCTCTGCGGTTCTTCACCGCCGTCACCCATAACCGAACGGGGAAGGGCCGAAGGGGATGTCCCGAAACGGAAGCTTCTTGAGCTGCTCGTCCAGGGAAGAAAAGTGCACGATGACGCCAAGAATGATTATAATCAGTTTGGGTCTGAAACTGAAGAGTCCGCTCAATCCAAATTTAATGAAGCCGTTACTCGGGAGCGCTTGTCGGGGACTTGGACCAAAGGTCAAGCCGCTCAAGATGGATATCAAAATGATTTCCCAG GGTTTTCTGGAGTTGCGGGCAAAGTCTTGGTACCGTCATCTGAAGCGGATCCGCGTGCATCCGAGTGGCTGGCGATGAGGCCCGTGCTGCTGTGTGATCACAATTTTATGACCTTCACAGCTTCAGGGCCAGGATTCTCACAGCTCTTAGTGGACAAAG GTGGAGCCTCTCCCGTCTCTCCGTTCCAACTGGCTCTGTATTGCGGCTACAGCGTGAGGAGGTGGTGGGGTGGCCTTCTGATGGTGGTGCCCTACGACGCCTGCTACGTTACCCAGGAGGTTTCCTTCGCGCGCCGCACTCGCGCTCGCCTTGTCCGCTGCGCCCTCGACCGAAAAACGCGTCCCTTCCTCTGCTTCCCCCAGAACGGCAGTTACGTGCTGCCCGTGCTTTGGTGGGGCAGCCCGCTCAAGCTGGCTTGCCCGGCGCAGACGCCCACGGCTGCGCCGTTGGCCCCCGTCGTCCTCTGCTCCCACTCCGGCATGACTGTGCATTTGGGCCAGCGAGACAACGCTCTACCCGTGCTGGGAGTTTTGG TAAACCAAGTTTGGGCCGCGTTTGTTTCTGCTCGCTGCGCGTACCGTGTGGACTCCCAGCCGGACGACTTCGTCTTCTTCATCCCGTTCACGGCTCCTTGTCTCACA GCTGGACTCGAACTCCACCTTGTTTTTCCTAAGCAAGAAATGATCTTCTCCTGTCCTTTCCCGCCTGCAACATCTTCTTCGCCTCGGGCTTCGAGTGCTCCTCACCATTCCAGTCTTTcaactccacctccacctccatcTCCGGCCCAAGAGTCAATTGATGGAGTTCCCAATCAGCGCCACGCAACCGACACGGACTTGCCGTACCCTGAAATTCCACAGCCCTCCGCTGCTGATCTTCAGCCTGACATTACACCTTGGTTTTCTCCAACCAGTGGTCCTGAAGCTCTGCGTCCTCAATTTTCCTACCCCTCAAATACGGTACCCGTGGCACCTGGATCTTCAACCCAGGATCCGATTGCGCAGCTTCCTGATCATCCCCGACATTCTTACCCTGGATTTTTATCCCCCACGTTTCCCCAGGTCTACCCGTCCGGCTCAGAGTCTACCAGTCTCTCTCATATCCCTCGGGACCCAGGGGCCCAACTTCATCAGTTCCAGTATCCCCAGAATCCTCTAGGACCTCCCCCCCCTGCATCGCCAACACAGGATCAGATGCCTCAATATCCAGATCATTTCCATTGGGCTTTCCCGGGGTTCGTGTCCCCTCATTTTCCCCAAGTTTACGCTCCCCCCTCGGATCCCGGCGGTCCCCCTCAACCCGCTGACCCTCACCGATCCACAAGTCTGGATTATCTTCAGATCCCTTCCTACCCTTTACCTCCCGAAGCCACTTTGACGCCAGGACCACTTCCTCCCGCTTCAGGTCCCCCAAGGCCACACGACCGGCCTCCATCCAATCTATACGGCTTTTACAATCCATATGGACCGTTTTTCTACCCCAAAAAAGATCTACTGGCTCCTTCCACCTGGGCCTATGCTTTTCCCCAAGACCCAGTCGACTTCCTTTCGCCGCCAAGTGAGCAACGGCAGCAAGCCAACTGTCACCCTTCCTCTCACCCACTTTGTGGCTCCTACGCGTACCGTTACCCTTATAGCCATCCACCTTACCCGCCAATCCACGCCCCCGTGCCCCAGTATACAACTGAGTCACCCAAACCCACACAAAAACCTGCGCTGGGCAAGACTTCAGTGAGCCCCCCTCTCATTCCGAAACCCAAAGTCTTCTGCTCCTCCAATCAGATGCTTTTGCAGCTCCCACCTGGTCCGATCTCTGGAATTGTTTTTAAAG ACGCAAAAGGGAACGAGATAAGCGCCCAGGATGCTCCCAAGCATTGCGGGTACTCTGCCAGCATAGCAAAAGATGGCAAAATCCATTTTAGCCTGCAGTTGCACACGCGCTGTCAAATGATTGTGCAG GATAACATGTACGTCATTGGTGTCACGTATACGACTGAAAGTGGCAGGATGGAGGCTCAGTTTTACTGTCCGGTTTCCACGTCTGCATCTGCACATGGTGCCG ATTGCAACCTTCCCGGGGAACAGCAGCTCCCGTGCGGACGAGACCGAGTAGCCCAGGCGTCGTGTCTCTCCCTGGGCTGCTGCTTCAGCAAGCATCCCCCGGCCTGTTACTACCCAATGGACG AGTGCACAGTTGACCGCCATTTTGTCTTCTCCGTGCCGGCATCCCTCACGGAGCCGCCCCTGTCCCCCGGCCTCTTGGGGGTTGCCAACAACGCCACCTGTAAACCAGTCAAAGTGACGTATGATTATGCCCTTTTCAAGCTCCCCATGGATGGCTGCGGGGCTCGCAGAATG GAGGTTGGGAAAACTTTGATCTACATGGTGGAAGTCGTCAACACGGTTCAGACGATCAGCCTCAATTATGGAACCATCACGAGAGATTCTCCGTTCAG GTTACTTGTGGAGTGCAGGTACGTACCAGGCAGCGCTTTAACTGTGAGCTACTTGGTTAAAACGCCCACCGTGGGGCCAGCGGTCCACACCCAAGGGGCGTTTGGCGTCCAGCTCCGCCTGGCCAAAG ATGCTCAGTATACGAGCTACTACCCGCAGTATCACCGGCCCCTGCGGACGCTGCTGGGGAAACCCCTCTACCTGGAAGTGAGGCTGCTCAACGCGCCGGATCCCGGTCTGAAGCTGCTGGTGCACTACTGCGTGGCCTACTCGCGCACTGGAAGCTCGCTGTGGGTTCTGCTTTACAACGG atgccccaaccccTTGGACCCCAGCTCTCAGGTTGTGCCGTCCGATGCTCAACTTTCTTCCCCTCCCGGTCAAACGCGTCGCTTCACCATGAGCACCTTCCAGTTCCTTCCTGAAGGAGAAATCAAAGACCCGAATGAGGAG ATTTACTTCATGTGTTCAACGGAGGTCTGCTCGTCACGTGACGGGCCGTGCGTCGAGGGCTGTTTTGGTCATTGA
- the LOC133506600 gene encoding uncharacterized protein LOC133506600 isoform X3 — translation MTLNWPHLQVEPAAHAGKGVNKLAMLPCREKRKKYTLFLCVATIHWFRLCGSSPPSPITERGRAEGDVPKRKLLELLVQGRKVHDDAKNDYNQFGSETEESAQSKFNEAVTRERLSGTWTKGQAAQDGYQNDFPGFSGVAGKVLVPSSEADPRASEWLAMRPVLLCDHNFMTFTASGPGFSQLLVDKGGASPVSPFQLALYCGYSVRRWWGGLLMVVPYDACYVTQEVSFARRTRARLVRCALDRKTRPFLCFPQNGSYVLPVLWWGSPLKLACPAQTPTAAPLAPVVLCSHSGMTVHLGQRDNALPVLGVLVNQVWAAFVSARCAYRVDSQPDDFVFFIPFTAPCLTAGLELHLVFPKQEMIFSCPFPPATSSSPRASSAPHHSSLSTPPPPPSPAQESIDGVPNQRHATDTDLPYPEIPQPSAADLQPDITPWFSPTSGPEALRPQFSYPSNTVYPSGSESTSLSHIPRDPGAQLHQFQYPQNPLGPPPPASPTQDQMPQYPDHFHWAFPGFVSPHFPQVYAPPSDPGGPPQPADPHRSTSLDYLQIPSYPLPPEATLTPGPLPPASGPPRPHDRPPSNLYGFYNPYGPFFYPKKDLLAPSTWAYAFPQDPVDFLSPPSEQRQQANCHPSSHPLCGSYAYRYPYSHPPYPPIHAPVPQYTTESPKPTQKPALGKTSVSPPLIPKPKVFCSSNQMLLQLPPGPISGIVFKDAKGNEISAQDAPKHCGYSASIAKDGKIHFSLQLHTRCQMIVQDNMYVIGVTYTTESGRMEAQFYCPVSTSASAHGADCNLPGEQQLPCGRDRVAQASCLSLGCCFSKHPPACYYPMDECTVDRHFVFSVPASLTEPPLSPGLLGVANNATCKPVKVTYDYALFKLPMDGCGARRMEVGKTLIYMVEVVNTVQTISLNYGTITRDSPFRLLVECRYVPGSALTVSYLVKTPTVGPAVHTQGAFGVQLRLAKDAQYTSYYPQYHRPLRTLLGKPLYLEVRLLNAPDPGLKLLVHYCVAYSRTGSSLWVLLYNGCPNPLDPSSQVVPSDAQLSSPPGQTRRFTMSTFQFLPEGEIKDPNEEIYFMCSTEVCSSRDGPCVEGCFGH, via the exons ATGACACTTAATTGGCCTCACCTGCAGGTCGAGCCTGCTGCACACGCAGGCAAGGGCGTCAACAAGCTAGCGATGTTGCCTTGCcgcgaaaaaagaaaaaagtacacCTTGTTTTTATGTGTAGCAACGATTCACTGGTTCCGGCTCTGCGGTTCTTCACCGCCGTCACCCATAACCGAACGGGGAAGGGCCGAAGGGGATGTCCCGAAACGGAAGCTTCTTGAGCTGCTCGTCCAGGGAAGAAAAGTGCACGATGACGCCAAGAATGATTATAATCAGTTTGGGTCTGAAACTGAAGAGTCCGCTCAATCCAAATTTAATGAAGCCGTTACTCGGGAGCGCTTGTCGGGGACTTGGACCAAAGGTCAAGCCGCTCAAGATGGATATCAAAATGATTTCCCAG GGTTTTCTGGAGTTGCGGGCAAAGTCTTGGTACCGTCATCTGAAGCGGATCCGCGTGCATCCGAGTGGCTGGCGATGAGGCCCGTGCTGCTGTGTGATCACAATTTTATGACCTTCACAGCTTCAGGGCCAGGATTCTCACAGCTCTTAGTGGACAAAG GTGGAGCCTCTCCCGTCTCTCCGTTCCAACTGGCTCTGTATTGCGGCTACAGCGTGAGGAGGTGGTGGGGTGGCCTTCTGATGGTGGTGCCCTACGACGCCTGCTACGTTACCCAGGAGGTTTCCTTCGCGCGCCGCACTCGCGCTCGCCTTGTCCGCTGCGCCCTCGACCGAAAAACGCGTCCCTTCCTCTGCTTCCCCCAGAACGGCAGTTACGTGCTGCCCGTGCTTTGGTGGGGCAGCCCGCTCAAGCTGGCTTGCCCGGCGCAGACGCCCACGGCTGCGCCGTTGGCCCCCGTCGTCCTCTGCTCCCACTCCGGCATGACTGTGCATTTGGGCCAGCGAGACAACGCTCTACCCGTGCTGGGAGTTTTGG TAAACCAAGTTTGGGCCGCGTTTGTTTCTGCTCGCTGCGCGTACCGTGTGGACTCCCAGCCGGACGACTTCGTCTTCTTCATCCCGTTCACGGCTCCTTGTCTCACA GCTGGACTCGAACTCCACCTTGTTTTTCCTAAGCAAGAAATGATCTTCTCCTGTCCTTTCCCGCCTGCAACATCTTCTTCGCCTCGGGCTTCGAGTGCTCCTCACCATTCCAGTCTTTcaactccacctccacctccatcTCCGGCCCAAGAGTCAATTGATGGAGTTCCCAATCAGCGCCACGCAACCGACACGGACTTGCCGTACCCTGAAATTCCACAGCCCTCCGCTGCTGATCTTCAGCCTGACATTACACCTTGGTTTTCTCCAACCAGTGGTCCTGAAGCTCTGCGTCCTCAATTTTCCTACCCCTCAAATACG GTCTACCCGTCCGGCTCAGAGTCTACCAGTCTCTCTCATATCCCTCGGGACCCAGGGGCCCAACTTCATCAGTTCCAGTATCCCCAGAATCCTCTAGGACCTCCCCCCCCTGCATCGCCAACACAGGATCAGATGCCTCAATATCCAGATCATTTCCATTGGGCTTTCCCGGGGTTCGTGTCCCCTCATTTTCCCCAAGTTTACGCTCCCCCCTCGGATCCCGGCGGTCCCCCTCAACCCGCTGACCCTCACCGATCCACAAGTCTGGATTATCTTCAGATCCCTTCCTACCCTTTACCTCCCGAAGCCACTTTGACGCCAGGACCACTTCCTCCCGCTTCAGGTCCCCCAAGGCCACACGACCGGCCTCCATCCAATCTATACGGCTTTTACAATCCATATGGACCGTTTTTCTACCCCAAAAAAGATCTACTGGCTCCTTCCACCTGGGCCTATGCTTTTCCCCAAGACCCAGTCGACTTCCTTTCGCCGCCAAGTGAGCAACGGCAGCAAGCCAACTGTCACCCTTCCTCTCACCCACTTTGTGGCTCCTACGCGTACCGTTACCCTTATAGCCATCCACCTTACCCGCCAATCCACGCCCCCGTGCCCCAGTATACAACTGAGTCACCCAAACCCACACAAAAACCTGCGCTGGGCAAGACTTCAGTGAGCCCCCCTCTCATTCCGAAACCCAAAGTCTTCTGCTCCTCCAATCAGATGCTTTTGCAGCTCCCACCTGGTCCGATCTCTGGAATTGTTTTTAAAG ACGCAAAAGGGAACGAGATAAGCGCCCAGGATGCTCCCAAGCATTGCGGGTACTCTGCCAGCATAGCAAAAGATGGCAAAATCCATTTTAGCCTGCAGTTGCACACGCGCTGTCAAATGATTGTGCAG GATAACATGTACGTCATTGGTGTCACGTATACGACTGAAAGTGGCAGGATGGAGGCTCAGTTTTACTGTCCGGTTTCCACGTCTGCATCTGCACATGGTGCCG ATTGCAACCTTCCCGGGGAACAGCAGCTCCCGTGCGGACGAGACCGAGTAGCCCAGGCGTCGTGTCTCTCCCTGGGCTGCTGCTTCAGCAAGCATCCCCCGGCCTGTTACTACCCAATGGACG AGTGCACAGTTGACCGCCATTTTGTCTTCTCCGTGCCGGCATCCCTCACGGAGCCGCCCCTGTCCCCCGGCCTCTTGGGGGTTGCCAACAACGCCACCTGTAAACCAGTCAAAGTGACGTATGATTATGCCCTTTTCAAGCTCCCCATGGATGGCTGCGGGGCTCGCAGAATG GAGGTTGGGAAAACTTTGATCTACATGGTGGAAGTCGTCAACACGGTTCAGACGATCAGCCTCAATTATGGAACCATCACGAGAGATTCTCCGTTCAG GTTACTTGTGGAGTGCAGGTACGTACCAGGCAGCGCTTTAACTGTGAGCTACTTGGTTAAAACGCCCACCGTGGGGCCAGCGGTCCACACCCAAGGGGCGTTTGGCGTCCAGCTCCGCCTGGCCAAAG ATGCTCAGTATACGAGCTACTACCCGCAGTATCACCGGCCCCTGCGGACGCTGCTGGGGAAACCCCTCTACCTGGAAGTGAGGCTGCTCAACGCGCCGGATCCCGGTCTGAAGCTGCTGGTGCACTACTGCGTGGCCTACTCGCGCACTGGAAGCTCGCTGTGGGTTCTGCTTTACAACGG atgccccaaccccTTGGACCCCAGCTCTCAGGTTGTGCCGTCCGATGCTCAACTTTCTTCCCCTCCCGGTCAAACGCGTCGCTTCACCATGAGCACCTTCCAGTTCCTTCCTGAAGGAGAAATCAAAGACCCGAATGAGGAG ATTTACTTCATGTGTTCAACGGAGGTCTGCTCGTCACGTGACGGGCCGTGCGTCGAGGGCTGTTTTGGTCATTGA
- the LOC133506600 gene encoding uncharacterized protein LOC133506600 isoform X4: MTLNWPHLQVEPAAHAGKGVNKLAMLPCREKRKKYTLFLCVATIHWFRLCGSSPPSPITERGRAEGDVPKRKLLELLVQGRKVHDDAKNDYNQFGSETEESAQSKFNEAVTRERLSGTWTKGQAAQDGYQNDFPGGASPVSPFQLALYCGYSVRRWWGGLLMVVPYDACYVTQEVSFARRTRARLVRCALDRKTRPFLCFPQNGSYVLPVLWWGSPLKLACPAQTPTAAPLAPVVLCSHSGMTVHLGQRDNALPVLGVLVNQVWAAFVSARCAYRVDSQPDDFVFFIPFTAPCLTAGLELHLVFPKQEMIFSCPFPPATSSSPRASSAPHHSSLSTPPPPPSPAQESIDGVPNQRHATDTDLPYPEIPQPSAADLQPDITPWFSPTSGPEALRPQFSYPSNTVPVAPGSSTQDPIAQLPDHPRHSYPGFLSPTFPQVYPSGSESTSLSHIPRDPGAQLHQFQYPQNPLGPPPPASPTQDQMPQYPDHFHWAFPGFVSPHFPQVYAPPSDPGGPPQPADPHRSTSLDYLQIPSYPLPPEATLTPGPLPPASGPPRPHDRPPSNLYGFYNPYGPFFYPKKDLLAPSTWAYAFPQDPVDFLSPPSEQRQQANCHPSSHPLCGSYAYRYPYSHPPYPPIHAPVPQYTTESPKPTQKPALGKTSVSPPLIPKPKVFCSSNQMLLQLPPGPISGIVFKDAKGNEISAQDAPKHCGYSASIAKDGKIHFSLQLHTRCQMIVQDNMYVIGVTYTTESGRMEAQFYCPVSTSASAHGADCNLPGEQQLPCGRDRVAQASCLSLGCCFSKHPPACYYPMDECTVDRHFVFSVPASLTEPPLSPGLLGVANNATCKPVKVTYDYALFKLPMDGCGARRMEVGKTLIYMVEVVNTVQTISLNYGTITRDSPFRLLVECRYVPGSALTVSYLVKTPTVGPAVHTQGAFGVQLRLAKDAQYTSYYPQYHRPLRTLLGKPLYLEVRLLNAPDPGLKLLVHYCVAYSRTGSSLWVLLYNGCPNPLDPSSQVVPSDAQLSSPPGQTRRFTMSTFQFLPEGEIKDPNEEIYFMCSTEVCSSRDGPCVEGCFGH, from the exons ATGACACTTAATTGGCCTCACCTGCAGGTCGAGCCTGCTGCACACGCAGGCAAGGGCGTCAACAAGCTAGCGATGTTGCCTTGCcgcgaaaaaagaaaaaagtacacCTTGTTTTTATGTGTAGCAACGATTCACTGGTTCCGGCTCTGCGGTTCTTCACCGCCGTCACCCATAACCGAACGGGGAAGGGCCGAAGGGGATGTCCCGAAACGGAAGCTTCTTGAGCTGCTCGTCCAGGGAAGAAAAGTGCACGATGACGCCAAGAATGATTATAATCAGTTTGGGTCTGAAACTGAAGAGTCCGCTCAATCCAAATTTAATGAAGCCGTTACTCGGGAGCGCTTGTCGGGGACTTGGACCAAAGGTCAAGCCGCTCAAGATGGATATCAAAATGATTTCCCAG GTGGAGCCTCTCCCGTCTCTCCGTTCCAACTGGCTCTGTATTGCGGCTACAGCGTGAGGAGGTGGTGGGGTGGCCTTCTGATGGTGGTGCCCTACGACGCCTGCTACGTTACCCAGGAGGTTTCCTTCGCGCGCCGCACTCGCGCTCGCCTTGTCCGCTGCGCCCTCGACCGAAAAACGCGTCCCTTCCTCTGCTTCCCCCAGAACGGCAGTTACGTGCTGCCCGTGCTTTGGTGGGGCAGCCCGCTCAAGCTGGCTTGCCCGGCGCAGACGCCCACGGCTGCGCCGTTGGCCCCCGTCGTCCTCTGCTCCCACTCCGGCATGACTGTGCATTTGGGCCAGCGAGACAACGCTCTACCCGTGCTGGGAGTTTTGG TAAACCAAGTTTGGGCCGCGTTTGTTTCTGCTCGCTGCGCGTACCGTGTGGACTCCCAGCCGGACGACTTCGTCTTCTTCATCCCGTTCACGGCTCCTTGTCTCACA GCTGGACTCGAACTCCACCTTGTTTTTCCTAAGCAAGAAATGATCTTCTCCTGTCCTTTCCCGCCTGCAACATCTTCTTCGCCTCGGGCTTCGAGTGCTCCTCACCATTCCAGTCTTTcaactccacctccacctccatcTCCGGCCCAAGAGTCAATTGATGGAGTTCCCAATCAGCGCCACGCAACCGACACGGACTTGCCGTACCCTGAAATTCCACAGCCCTCCGCTGCTGATCTTCAGCCTGACATTACACCTTGGTTTTCTCCAACCAGTGGTCCTGAAGCTCTGCGTCCTCAATTTTCCTACCCCTCAAATACGGTACCCGTGGCACCTGGATCTTCAACCCAGGATCCGATTGCGCAGCTTCCTGATCATCCCCGACATTCTTACCCTGGATTTTTATCCCCCACGTTTCCCCAGGTCTACCCGTCCGGCTCAGAGTCTACCAGTCTCTCTCATATCCCTCGGGACCCAGGGGCCCAACTTCATCAGTTCCAGTATCCCCAGAATCCTCTAGGACCTCCCCCCCCTGCATCGCCAACACAGGATCAGATGCCTCAATATCCAGATCATTTCCATTGGGCTTTCCCGGGGTTCGTGTCCCCTCATTTTCCCCAAGTTTACGCTCCCCCCTCGGATCCCGGCGGTCCCCCTCAACCCGCTGACCCTCACCGATCCACAAGTCTGGATTATCTTCAGATCCCTTCCTACCCTTTACCTCCCGAAGCCACTTTGACGCCAGGACCACTTCCTCCCGCTTCAGGTCCCCCAAGGCCACACGACCGGCCTCCATCCAATCTATACGGCTTTTACAATCCATATGGACCGTTTTTCTACCCCAAAAAAGATCTACTGGCTCCTTCCACCTGGGCCTATGCTTTTCCCCAAGACCCAGTCGACTTCCTTTCGCCGCCAAGTGAGCAACGGCAGCAAGCCAACTGTCACCCTTCCTCTCACCCACTTTGTGGCTCCTACGCGTACCGTTACCCTTATAGCCATCCACCTTACCCGCCAATCCACGCCCCCGTGCCCCAGTATACAACTGAGTCACCCAAACCCACACAAAAACCTGCGCTGGGCAAGACTTCAGTGAGCCCCCCTCTCATTCCGAAACCCAAAGTCTTCTGCTCCTCCAATCAGATGCTTTTGCAGCTCCCACCTGGTCCGATCTCTGGAATTGTTTTTAAAG ACGCAAAAGGGAACGAGATAAGCGCCCAGGATGCTCCCAAGCATTGCGGGTACTCTGCCAGCATAGCAAAAGATGGCAAAATCCATTTTAGCCTGCAGTTGCACACGCGCTGTCAAATGATTGTGCAG GATAACATGTACGTCATTGGTGTCACGTATACGACTGAAAGTGGCAGGATGGAGGCTCAGTTTTACTGTCCGGTTTCCACGTCTGCATCTGCACATGGTGCCG ATTGCAACCTTCCCGGGGAACAGCAGCTCCCGTGCGGACGAGACCGAGTAGCCCAGGCGTCGTGTCTCTCCCTGGGCTGCTGCTTCAGCAAGCATCCCCCGGCCTGTTACTACCCAATGGACG AGTGCACAGTTGACCGCCATTTTGTCTTCTCCGTGCCGGCATCCCTCACGGAGCCGCCCCTGTCCCCCGGCCTCTTGGGGGTTGCCAACAACGCCACCTGTAAACCAGTCAAAGTGACGTATGATTATGCCCTTTTCAAGCTCCCCATGGATGGCTGCGGGGCTCGCAGAATG GAGGTTGGGAAAACTTTGATCTACATGGTGGAAGTCGTCAACACGGTTCAGACGATCAGCCTCAATTATGGAACCATCACGAGAGATTCTCCGTTCAG GTTACTTGTGGAGTGCAGGTACGTACCAGGCAGCGCTTTAACTGTGAGCTACTTGGTTAAAACGCCCACCGTGGGGCCAGCGGTCCACACCCAAGGGGCGTTTGGCGTCCAGCTCCGCCTGGCCAAAG ATGCTCAGTATACGAGCTACTACCCGCAGTATCACCGGCCCCTGCGGACGCTGCTGGGGAAACCCCTCTACCTGGAAGTGAGGCTGCTCAACGCGCCGGATCCCGGTCTGAAGCTGCTGGTGCACTACTGCGTGGCCTACTCGCGCACTGGAAGCTCGCTGTGGGTTCTGCTTTACAACGG atgccccaaccccTTGGACCCCAGCTCTCAGGTTGTGCCGTCCGATGCTCAACTTTCTTCCCCTCCCGGTCAAACGCGTCGCTTCACCATGAGCACCTTCCAGTTCCTTCCTGAAGGAGAAATCAAAGACCCGAATGAGGAG ATTTACTTCATGTGTTCAACGGAGGTCTGCTCGTCACGTGACGGGCCGTGCGTCGAGGGCTGTTTTGGTCATTGA